One genomic window of Sphingopyxis sp. OPL5 includes the following:
- a CDS encoding glycoside hydrolase family 105 protein has protein sequence MPRASAILADTRRVADWQLANRTNWAKIPAGRKSVREPRGWEQATFWVALTELANRDRRYAQPLLDLGREQAWQLGDRPFHADDQLIGQAWLWAARHGAGKEAIAPARAYFDHVLANPPTIGLEFIPHAPGKGTSDCTDRWCWCDTIFMAPPTLLRMTKATGDPRYADFAHREFRATTDYLFDPAEQLYFRDSRFFDQRDAKGRKLFWSRGNGWVMAGLVRMLQAMDRKDPKRPAYEKQFKDMAAKLLSLQKADGYWSPSLLDTNPGTPTETSGTAFFTYAFAWGVDTGLLDRKAYEPAAIRGWNAVVRAVQPDGMLGWVQQVGDRPDSVSATETQFYGSGAFLLAGSAMYDLARKRGRY, from the coding sequence ATGCCACGGGCATCGGCGATCCTTGCCGACACCCGCCGCGTCGCCGACTGGCAACTCGCCAACCGCACCAACTGGGCGAAGATCCCCGCCGGGCGCAAAAGCGTGCGCGAGCCGCGCGGCTGGGAACAGGCGACCTTCTGGGTCGCGCTCACCGAACTCGCGAACCGCGACCGGCGCTACGCGCAGCCGCTGCTCGACCTTGGCCGCGAACAGGCGTGGCAGCTCGGCGACCGGCCCTTTCACGCCGACGACCAGTTGATCGGGCAGGCGTGGTTGTGGGCGGCACGTCATGGCGCAGGCAAAGAGGCGATCGCCCCGGCGCGCGCCTATTTCGACCATGTCCTCGCCAACCCGCCGACGATCGGGCTGGAATTCATCCCGCACGCGCCGGGCAAGGGCACGTCGGACTGTACCGACCGCTGGTGCTGGTGCGACACGATCTTCATGGCGCCGCCGACCCTGCTGCGGATGACCAAGGCGACCGGCGATCCGCGCTACGCCGATTTCGCGCACCGCGAGTTTCGGGCGACCACAGACTATCTCTTCGACCCGGCCGAACAGCTCTATTTTCGCGACAGCCGCTTTTTCGACCAGCGCGACGCGAAGGGGCGCAAGCTGTTCTGGAGCCGCGGCAACGGCTGGGTGATGGCGGGACTGGTCCGGATGCTGCAGGCGATGGACCGCAAGGACCCGAAAAGACCGGCGTATGAAAAACAGTTCAAGGACATGGCGGCAAAGCTGCTGAGCCTGCAAAAGGCCGATGGCTATTGGTCGCCCTCGCTGCTCGACACCAACCCCGGCACGCCGACCGAAACCAGCGGCACGGCCTTTTTCACTTACGCCTTTGCCTGGGGCGTCGACACGGGGTTGCTCGATCGCAAAGCCTATGAACCCGCGGCGATCCGCGGCTGGAACGCGGTCGTTCGCGCGGTGCAACCCGACGGCATGCTCGGCTGGGTGCAGCAGGTCGGCGACCGGCCCGACAGCGTCTCGGCGACCGAAACGCAATTCTATGGCAGCGGGGCCTTCCTGCTGGCGGGCTCGGCGATGTACGACCTGGCGCGCAAACGCGGGCGTTACTGA